In Maridesulfovibrio frigidus DSM 17176, a genomic segment contains:
- a CDS encoding ABC transporter permease, with amino-acid sequence MKALKLFSFKRFMAMAGKEFVQMRRDRLTFAMMIGIPLIQLILFGYAINSDPRHLPLAILSGDNSQYSRSIVSGMQASTYFDVDRFISSRAEANRLLELGDVQFVLTIPEQFGQKIERGERPVLLIEADATDPMATGNAVNSMREIVDRALRRNLKGSLSYLLPEKSPVDVRVHADYNPEAISQYNIVPGLMGVILTLTLSMITSLAITRERERGTMENLLTTPVRPLEVMLGKIIPYVMVGYIQVMLIMLASIFLFHVPINGNPVIIFLYSSIFIAANLTVGVTISTVAKNQLQAVQMSIFFFLPSLLLSGFMFPFRGMPQWAQTIGSVLPLTHYLRLVRGVLLKGSGWAESTHHLWPIIIFWMIVLAVGLKRYRQTLD; translated from the coding sequence ATGAAAGCTCTAAAGCTGTTTTCATTTAAAAGATTCATGGCAATGGCGGGCAAAGAATTTGTGCAAATGCGCAGGGATCGTCTCACTTTCGCAATGATGATCGGCATACCGCTAATTCAGCTAATTCTTTTCGGATACGCAATAAACTCAGACCCCAGACATTTGCCACTTGCAATTCTGTCAGGGGATAACAGTCAATATTCAAGGTCGATTGTATCCGGCATGCAAGCCAGTACATATTTTGATGTGGACAGATTCATTAGTTCACGAGCTGAAGCCAACAGGTTGCTTGAACTTGGTGATGTGCAGTTCGTGCTGACGATTCCGGAACAGTTCGGACAGAAAATTGAACGTGGAGAACGCCCTGTTTTACTAATTGAAGCTGATGCGACTGACCCAATGGCAACAGGCAATGCCGTAAATTCCATGCGCGAAATAGTGGACCGTGCATTGCGACGGAATTTGAAAGGATCGCTCAGTTATTTGCTCCCGGAAAAATCTCCGGTAGATGTGCGAGTTCATGCGGACTACAACCCCGAAGCTATCAGCCAATACAATATAGTGCCGGGGTTAATGGGAGTAATCCTCACCCTGACGCTTTCAATGATTACGTCACTTGCAATCACCAGAGAGCGCGAACGCGGAACTATGGAAAATTTACTGACCACGCCAGTACGCCCGCTTGAGGTAATGCTCGGGAAAATCATCCCCTATGTGATGGTCGGCTACATTCAGGTGATGCTGATTATGTTGGCTTCGATCTTTCTGTTTCACGTACCGATTAACGGCAATCCGGTGATCATCTTTCTATACTCATCAATATTTATTGCCGCGAATTTGACCGTGGGGGTAACAATTTCAACTGTTGCCAAGAATCAGCTTCAAGCCGTGCAGATGTCCATATTCTTTTTTCTGCCATCACTACTGCTGTCAGGATTCATGTTTCCATTTCGCGGAATGCCACAATGGGCACAAACAATAGGATCAGTTCTACCGCTGACGCATTACCTGCGGTTAGTACGAGGAGTTCTACTAAAGGGAAGCGGCTGGGCTGAATCTACACACCACCTGTGGCCTATCATTATTTTCTGGATGATAGTCCTAGCTGTAGGACTTAAGAGGTATCGACAGACGTTAGATTAG
- a CDS encoding DUF4198 domain-containing protein: MKISNSATFSLLVILTLLSASSAFAHEFIIKPVQLTTEVNSVLPFRIISAHAFMISEEMEPMDKVEANFIFKDKTQKLTLEEDKMLMSLSGQCIPSSEGTAIIAGHRKGMIWTQTTQGWKQQSKKGLKGVIRSGKYEKFSKALVTVGKPDGNFSKTVGHKLEVVPLSDPTQAKVGDEIVFKTLFKGKPISVENVLASYDGFSLNPNTYAYFTEPYGEGLAKVTISHPGVWMVRVQHKIDKPTADYDSNVLRAVLVFEVK; this comes from the coding sequence ATGAAAATTTCGAACTCAGCTACTTTTTCTCTTCTTGTTATTCTAACATTGCTGTCTGCAAGTTCTGCTTTTGCACACGAATTCATAATTAAACCAGTGCAACTGACCACTGAGGTAAACAGTGTACTTCCATTCAGAATTATTTCAGCCCACGCCTTTATGATCAGTGAAGAAATGGAACCTATGGACAAGGTTGAAGCCAATTTCATTTTCAAGGATAAAACCCAAAAACTAACACTTGAAGAAGATAAAATGCTGATGTCATTAAGTGGACAATGCATCCCCTCATCAGAAGGAACGGCAATTATCGCAGGACATAGAAAAGGGATGATCTGGACACAAACTACTCAAGGCTGGAAACAGCAGTCAAAGAAAGGTCTGAAGGGAGTTATTCGCAGTGGTAAATATGAAAAGTTCAGCAAGGCATTAGTAACAGTTGGAAAACCTGATGGTAATTTCAGCAAAACGGTCGGGCATAAACTAGAAGTAGTTCCGCTTTCCGACCCTACACAAGCTAAAGTTGGTGACGAAATAGTTTTCAAAACTCTTTTCAAAGGAAAGCCTATTTCCGTAGAAAATGTTCTTGCCTCTTATGATGGATTCTCACTTAATCCTAACACCTACGCCTATTTTACCGAACCTTACGGAGAAGGACTTGCTAAGGTTACAATCTCTCACCCGGGAGTCTGGATGGTCCGTGTTCAGCATAAAATAGATAAACCAACAGCCGACTATGACAGCAATGTATTACGTGCAGTTCTAGTTTTCGAAGTTAAATAA
- a CDS encoding TetR/AcrR family transcriptional regulator codes for MSKRMDRQSRREQIAEAALKLAEKGVSFITMESVAKACSIVPSALYRHYRNKDEVFDGLRDLVRDKLIENATLAAKEEKSPMATLKNLALRHADLLYKYPGIPRLMFSDKISGKKSLRRKAFLAVMNEYRQAAASIAEEGQKSGELRTDVKPEDIVFMLLGTVVPPSFIFHISDGEFDPRPQVKQNLMLFEDAVKFRKNNEDV; via the coding sequence TTGAGTAAACGAATGGATAGACAATCGCGTCGCGAACAGATCGCCGAAGCTGCACTTAAACTTGCAGAAAAAGGTGTCTCGTTCATAACAATGGAGAGCGTTGCGAAGGCATGCAGCATTGTCCCTTCCGCCCTTTATCGTCACTACCGCAACAAAGATGAGGTTTTTGACGGTTTGCGCGACCTTGTGCGTGACAAGTTGATTGAAAACGCAACCCTTGCTGCCAAAGAAGAAAAAAGTCCTATGGCAACTCTAAAGAATCTTGCGCTCAGACATGCAGATCTACTTTACAAATATCCCGGTATTCCACGGCTCATGTTTTCTGACAAAATCTCTGGGAAAAAGTCGCTTAGACGCAAAGCATTCCTTGCTGTTATGAATGAGTATCGGCAGGCCGCAGCTTCGATTGCCGAAGAAGGACAAAAGTCTGGCGAACTACGAACTGATGTTAAACCGGAAGATATTGTCTTCATGCTTCTCGGAACGGTAGTACCGCCTTCATTTATATTCCATATTTCTGATGGCGAATTCGACCCGAGACCACAAGTAAAACAAAACTTAATGCTTTTTGAAGACGCTGTTAAGTTCAGAAAAAATAACGAGGACGTGTAA
- a CDS encoding HlyD family secretion protein, which produces MNIPDIRIHKTILLISLCFLLFSCTDQENFLWQGYVEGEFVYVSSPLGGQLDEIKVKKGQQIIEGHPLFTLEREFEKAGVSEASENMDKALNDLADKRKGRRPSEIASIKARLRKAKSAESLAAIDYKRRANLYKSRTISEEERDKARSDYQQATQQVRQTSSELTTATLGSRSDEIKAAESAVEAAKARLEQARWNYNQKEQNAPRTGLVFDTIRYKGEWVPAGKPILSILPPENRKVIFYVPEPIVGGFSVGEELLLNYDGIKEPVKVKVTYIAPEAEYTPPVIYSSESRAKLVFMIEAYPSLSEALLLKPGQPVDISRDAKYFNGKTSLIETVKTFFRGKNE; this is translated from the coding sequence ATGAATATCCCAGACATTCGCATTCATAAAACCATATTGCTGATATCGTTATGCTTCCTGCTGTTCTCGTGCACGGATCAAGAAAACTTCCTTTGGCAAGGTTATGTTGAAGGTGAATTTGTCTACGTATCCTCCCCTCTCGGCGGCCAACTCGACGAGATAAAAGTCAAGAAGGGTCAGCAAATAATCGAAGGGCATCCGCTGTTCACTCTCGAAAGAGAATTTGAAAAAGCGGGAGTGAGCGAAGCGTCCGAAAATATGGATAAGGCCCTCAACGACCTTGCGGACAAACGTAAAGGGCGCAGGCCTTCTGAAATTGCTTCCATTAAAGCTCGGCTCAGAAAAGCGAAGTCGGCTGAATCACTGGCGGCAATAGACTATAAGCGCAGGGCAAATCTGTACAAATCTCGCACCATTTCAGAAGAGGAACGCGACAAAGCAAGATCTGATTATCAACAAGCCACTCAACAGGTGAGGCAAACTTCATCCGAGCTTACTACCGCGACCCTCGGTTCAAGATCCGATGAAATCAAGGCCGCGGAATCAGCCGTAGAAGCGGCAAAGGCACGCCTAGAGCAAGCCCGTTGGAATTACAATCAGAAGGAACAGAATGCGCCGCGCACAGGTTTGGTCTTCGATACCATTAGATATAAAGGCGAATGGGTTCCGGCAGGCAAACCGATTCTATCAATTTTACCACCCGAGAATCGCAAAGTTATATTTTATGTGCCCGAACCAATCGTAGGAGGATTCTCCGTTGGTGAAGAACTGCTCCTAAACTATGACGGAATAAAAGAGCCAGTAAAAGTAAAGGTTACATACATTGCGCCGGAAGCCGAATATACTCCGCCTGTTATTTATTCCAGCGAAAGCAGAGCGAAACTTGTTTTCATGATTGAAGCTTACCCTTCGCTAAGTGAAGCCTTGCTCCTTAAACCCGGCCAGCCTGTAGATATCAGCCGCGATGCAAAATATTTTAATGGTAAAACCAGCTTAATCGAAACAGTTAAGACTTTCTTCCGAGGCAAGAATGAATGA
- a CDS encoding ABC transporter ATP-binding protein: MNDQTVIDVKGVTKIFGKRTVVDGLDMKVKKGEIYGFLGPNGSGKTTFIRMLCGLLHPDAGSGTCLGHNIITESDQIKPQVGYMAQKFSLYGDLTVQENLDFLARAYQLPNRKKLIADAIERMGLGRFTNQLADSLSGGWKQRLALTGCTLHSPKLLLLDEPTAGVDPSARRDFWDEVHNLAAQGITALISTHYMDEAERCHRLAYIAYGKLLAKGTLEELIDQSGLHTWTLKGPRLNEMTPLLRATEGIDQVVAFGNTLHISGRDSNIIERGIRKVASPENSFNPSETSLEEVFIDLMQGMNP, translated from the coding sequence ATGAATGATCAAACTGTCATAGACGTCAAAGGCGTGACAAAGATATTTGGTAAGCGCACGGTTGTTGACGGACTGGATATGAAAGTCAAAAAGGGTGAGATATATGGTTTTCTCGGTCCAAATGGATCAGGAAAAACCACATTTATCCGCATGCTTTGCGGACTTCTACACCCTGACGCCGGATCTGGAACCTGTCTTGGTCACAACATAATTACCGAGTCTGATCAAATCAAGCCGCAAGTAGGCTACATGGCGCAAAAATTCAGCCTCTACGGAGATCTGACCGTACAGGAAAATCTGGATTTCCTAGCTCGTGCTTATCAATTGCCTAACCGCAAAAAGCTAATTGCGGACGCGATAGAACGCATGGGTCTAGGCAGATTCACAAACCAATTAGCGGACAGCCTTTCGGGCGGCTGGAAACAGCGACTCGCCTTGACAGGTTGTACTCTGCACAGCCCGAAACTTTTGCTCCTCGATGAACCAACGGCCGGAGTTGATCCTTCAGCCCGGAGAGATTTCTGGGACGAGGTTCATAACCTAGCCGCGCAAGGGATAACTGCCCTCATCAGCACACATTATATGGATGAAGCTGAGCGTTGCCACAGACTGGCATATATTGCGTACGGCAAGCTTTTGGCAAAAGGAACGTTAGAGGAATTAATTGATCAGTCGGGACTTCATACATGGACTTTGAAAGGACCGCGGCTTAATGAAATGACGCCCCTATTGCGTGCAACCGAGGGTATTGATCAAGTTGTTGCATTCGGAAACACTTTGCACATCAGCGGCAGAGATTCCAATATTATTGAACGAGGCATACGTAAAGTTGCCAGTCCTGAAAACAGTTTTAACCCATCGGAAACAAGTCTCGAAGAAGTCTTCATAGATCTAATGCAGGGGATGAATCCATGA